In Daphnia pulex isolate KAP4 chromosome 7, ASM2113471v1, one genomic interval encodes:
- the LOC124197075 gene encoding ice-structuring glycoprotein-like, producing the protein MKFTLVLLIVASVLVSQIASAPYGKKATAAESNENEEAASAEVAKEEKGGEKYDKSDKKTDKTESTYTDAKSEPVAEPAAEPAYADKAVEAAAPAVEAAAAVEVAAPAAVEAVAVVETVAVPAVEAAPAVAAVAEVVAPVAEAATTYTATVYRVARSPTVGAVVAAAPAVVDVAAVAAATGYTGRATCVLNVCIPEPISAEVVSAEVGVAGASASASAVSTAPVTASAGAATVAKRSPTVGAVAAAPAAAAAPALSLNTAAATGYSGGATCVNNVCVPEPISAEVLSAEVTGAVTATAAASSVSSPAVKRSPTVGAAAAGASSVVAAAPALELSAATATGYSGGATCVNNVCIPEPISVEVLSAEVGVGASATAAAAAPAAAAAAPAAAVKRSDNPLSVSAALYY; encoded by the exons ATGAAGTTCACTTTGGTCCTCCTCATCGTCGCCAGTGTTTTGGTCTCGCAGATCGCCAGCGCTCCTTACGG caaaaaagCCACGGCTGCCGAGAGCAACGAGAATGAAGAAGCCGCATCGGCCGAGGTAGCCAAGGAGGAGAAAGGAGGTGAGAAATACGACAAATCGGACAAGAAGACGGACAAAACCGAATCCACTTACACCGACGCTAAAAGCGAGCCCGTCGCCGAGCCAGCTGCCGAACCCGCTTACGCCGACAAGGCCGTCGAAGCCGCCGCTCCCGCCGTTGAAGCCGCCGCTGCCGTCGAAGTAGCCGCACCGGCCGCTGTTGAggccgtcgccgtcgtcgaAACTGTCGCCGTTCCGGCCGTCGAAGCTGCcccggctgttgctgctgttgccgaaGTTGTTGCGCCAGTCGCCGAAGCCGCCACCACCTACACCGCCACTGTTTACAGAGTGGCCCGTTCGCCCACCGTCGGTGCCGTGGTCGCCGCAGCTCCCGCCGTCGTTGATGTCGCCGCTGTCGCCGCCGCTACCGGTTACACCGGCCGTGCCACTTGCGTTTTGAATGTCTGCATCCCTGAACCCATTTCGGCCGAAGTGGTTTCCGCCGAAGTCGGTGTCGCCGGAGCTTCCGCTTCTGCTTCCGCCGTCTCCACTGCTCCCGTCACCGCTTCCGCTGGTGCCGCTACCGTCGCTAAACGATCGCCCACCGTTGGCGCTGTTGCCGCCGCCccagctgctgccgccgctccGGCCTTGTCCCTGAACACTGCTGCCGCCACTGGTTACAGCGGTGGTGCCACTTGCGTCAACAATGTCTGCGTCCCTGAGCCCATCTCCGCTGAAGTCCTGTCCGCCGAAGTCACCGGAGCTGTTACCGCCACTGCTGCCGCTTCTTCCGTCTCTTCTCCGGCCGTGAAACGATCCCCCACCGTTGGTGCCGCTGCTGCCGGTGCATCCTCCGTCGTTGCCGCCGCCCCCGCTTTGGAACTTAGCGCTGCCACCGCGACTGGATACAGCGGTGGCGCTACTTGCGTCAACAACGTCTGCATTCCGGAGCCCATCTCCGTCGAAGTCTTGTCAGCGGAAGTTGGCGTCGGCGCATCCGccaccgccgctgccgccgcacccgctgccgccgccgctgccccCGCTGCGGCCGTCAAGCGATCTGACAATCCCCTGTCAGTCTCTGCTGCTCTTTATTATTAG
- the LOC124197076 gene encoding uncharacterized protein LOC124197076, translated as MTFFLLLSAIAISFSLCSGAPQLPFQPQAPVDGPVLINRPLMADLFSVEDFDPISLEVFDVDSSEEVQVPLTLEQIRTKLMRDLGELERDIEEDIFENDFLDVQSSLFKLNNKVWPKLVAVSDKIYYQILLANDTEALEREHWIRTGLKRDVSRMRFKTGTRKCPSSDESYFAPTKRCVIVESTEVELNPCASKKDMLLYDGMDNRAVCDCMDDERQLVFTEVDGLCHPLNQQGPCQNGSWLFMSAEGKIVCEQVPVDCPADGQHVYWSQDPLVAKPQCFQLGVRGPCAEGQVLGRNFPGALDCVLPPRPKPLVQLRTKCPLGSFRGQNQQCPV; from the exons ATGACATTCTTTCTACTCTTGTCGGCCATCGCCATTTCATTTTCGCTCTGCTCCGGAGCACCTCAATTACC GTTCCAGCCTCAGGCACCGGTCGACGGCCCAGTGTTGATTAACAGACCGTTGATGGCCGATCTTTTTTCGGTCGAAGATTTCGATCCGATTAGCCTCGAAGTTTTTGACGTCGATTCGTCCGAAGAGGTCCAGGTGCCGCTGACCCTGGAGCAGATTCGAACCAAATTGATGAGAGACCTGGGCGAGCTGGAGCGTGACATTGAAGAGGATATTTTCGAAAACGATTTCCTCGACGTCCAGTCGTCCCTTTTCAAGTTGAACAACAAAGTCTGGCCGAAATTGGTGGCCGTCagcgataaaatctattaccaAATTCTCCTGGCCAACGACACGGAAGCCCTGGAACGAGAGCACTGGATCCGCACTGGACTTAAACGCGACGTCTCCCGGATGCGATTCAAGACCGG AACTCGCAAATGTCCATCATCGGATGAATCGTATTTCGCGCCAACCAAACGTTGCGTCATCGTCGAATCGACCGAGGTTGAACTCAATCCCTGCGCCTCCAAGAAAGACATGCTCCTCTACGACGGGATGGACAACCGGGCCGTCTGCGACTGCATGGACGACGAACGCCAGTTGGTCTTCACCGAAGTGGACGGCCTGTGCCACCCGCTGAACCAGCAGGGACCCTGCCAAAACGGCTCCTGGTTGTTCATGTCCGCCGAAGGCAAAATCGTTTGCGAGCAGGTGCCCGTCGACTGCCCGGCCGACGGCCAGCACGTCTACTGGAGTCAAGATCCTCTGGTTGCCAAACCCCAGTGCTTCCAACTGGGAGTCCGAGGACCCTGCGCCGAAGGGCAAGTGTTGGGACGCAACTTTCCGGGAGCCCTGGACTGCGTCCTCCCGCCCAGACCGAAACCGCTAGTCCAGCTGCGCACCAAGTGTCCACTGGGAAGCTTCCGAGGACAAAATCAACAATGTCCcgtttaa
- the LOC124197084 gene encoding myristoylated alanine-rich C-kinase substrate-like encodes MKLSLLTLLLVAAVVCISVTDSAPSWPRFRARRLRNRTEAPAEEIVEAAPEGKKEEKAEAAPEEAKKEEKTEAAIDFGTLPVETAAEEAPKEKKVEEAAPVKQEEAKPKKAAKVEEAEEAEEAEGLSAEV; translated from the exons ATGAAATTGTCGCTCCTGACTTTGCTCCTGGTGGCTGCCGTCGTCTGCATTTCGGTCACCGATTCCGCACCCAGTTGGCCCAG gTTTAGAGCTCGTCGATTACGCAATCGAACGGAAGCACCGGCGGAAGAAATAGTTGAAGCCGCTCCTGAGggcaaaaaggaagaaaaagcggAAGCGGCTCCGGAAGAGGCcaagaaagaggagaaaaccGAAGCGGCTATCGATTTTGGAACGCTTCCGGTTGAAACGGCTGCAGAAGAAGCTCccaaagagaagaaagtcGAAGAAGCAGCTCCCGTGAAACAGGAGGAAGCCAAGCCAAAAAAAGCGGCTAAAGTGGAGGAAGCGGAGGAAGCGGAAGAGGCGGAAGGACTTTCAGCCGAAGTCTGA
- the LOC124197071 gene encoding calphotin-like isoform X1: MKFSLLALFLIVAVVCVHSAPTFPRRNRGGRAQVAEAAPKTEEVKKEEPKKEAEAAPKKEEKKAEGGGGKKAEEGGKGKGKQEEAEAEEAEAEEGEGAERRKRNDFPKHQSWKSLTFFKQQAVSIDGVHPVATAEAHADISDARKRSPTLTSSAATPAVVAPVVGQVFEVHDLTGVAHDSVPQDIVPFEVVDISGHTHETLPADVIPVEITPAVVSQVFEVHDLTGVAHDSVPKDVAPFEVVDISGHTHETLPADVIPVEITPIVGATASVASGTGAPVSASAGVATTSNSGHQDDHHGVEVFEVHDLDGVSPDDIPEDLAVFEVVDISGHTHETLPKDVIPVEIFPIAGGAAAGASASSTDGSGVSASAGASSASTSPAVIAPVFPTAIVPFVPVDPIVPVPVVPVAPVAPTIFYPTTEAPYVAPVLLEVIIPIPRPTGAPVLPQPEIQPLPVTYAPEIIPIAKPTGAPVVVIESSTSAYVVAPEPTTSAYAEVSESYGASESEAEAYATESYGTETEVEAEETGTEGYEAEEAELEGQEVEAEGGYEAEENEGGNAGGVSAEGAGKGAKGDKGYGKGAGKGDKEEKGAKGKYGKGKGEKEGKGEKEGKGAKGEKEGKGGKGEKEGKEGKGEKEGKEGGKSGGGDGAGSGSAEEEE; this comes from the exons ATGAAATTCTCTTTGCTCGCATTGTTCCTCATCGTCGCCGTCGTCTGCGTCCACTCGGCGCCAACGTTCCCCAG GAGGAACCGCGGTGGTAGGGCTCAGGTGGCTGAAGCCGCTCCCAAGACGGAAGAAGTCAAGAAGGAGGAGCCCAAAAAGGAGGCCGAAGCGGCCCCCaagaaggaggagaagaaggcCGAGGGTGGGGGTGGCAAAAAGGCCGAAGAGGGTGGCAAGGGTAAGGGTaaacaagaagaagccgaAGCCGAAGAAGCCGAAGCTGAAGAAGGTGAAGGTGCCGAGCGCAGAAAGCGCAACGATTTCCccaa GCACCAATCATGGAAGTCTTTGACCTTCTTCAAGCAACAGGCCGTCAGCATCGACGGTGTCCACCCTGTGGCCACGGCTGAAGCTCACGCCGACATCAGCGACGCCCGAAAACGTTCGCCGACCCTGACGTCGTCTGCTGCCACTCCGGCCGTAGTCGCTCCGGTTGTCGGTCAAGTCTTTGAGGTTCACGATTTGACCGGAGTGGCTCACGACAGCGTCCCCCAGGACATTGTTCCCTTCGAGGTGGTCGACATTTCCGGACACACTCACGAGACCCTTCCGGCTGACGTTATTCCGGTGGAAATCACTCCGGCCGTAGTCAGTCAGGTCTTCGAGGTTCACGACTTGACCGGAGTGGCTCACGACAGCGTCCCCAAGGACGTTGCTCCCTTCGAGGTGGTCGACATCTCCGGACACACCCACGAAACCCTTCCGGCTGACGTCATTCCGGTGGAAATTACTCCGATCGTCGGAGCTACTGCTTCCGTCGCCAGCGGCACCGGAGCTCCCGTTTCCGCCTCGGCTGGAGTAGCCACCACCAGCAATTCCGGTCACCAAGACGACCATCACGGAGTCGAAGTCTTTGAAGTTCACGACTTGGACGGAGTTTCCCCTGATGATATTCCGGAAGATTTGGCCGTTTTCGAGGTGGTCGACATCTCCGGACACACCCACGAGACCCTGCCCAAGGATGTCATTCCGGTGGAAATTTTCCCCATCGCTGGCGGAGCTGCTGCCGGCGCTAGCGCTTCCAGCACCGATGGATCTGGCGTTTCCGCATCCGCCGGAGCTTCTTCCGCCTCAACCAGTCCGGCTGTGATTGCCCCCGTCTTTCCAACTGCCATCGTTCCATTCGTCCCAGTTGACCCAATCGTTCCAGTTCCAGTCGTCCCAGTGGCTCCAGTTGCTCCTACCATTTTCTACCCGACCACTGAGGCTCCTTACGTCGCTCCAGTTCTTCTGGAAGTCATCATCCCCATCCCCAGACCCACTGGCGCCCCAGTATTGCCCCAACCCGAAATCCAGCCGCTCCCCGTCACTTACGCTCCTGAAATTATCCCCATCGCCAAACCAACCGGGGCTCCTGTCGTCGTCATCGAATCCTCAACTTCCGCTTACGTCGTAGCTCCTGAACCCACCACATCCGCCTACGCGGAAGTCTCAGAGTCTTACGGAGCATCCGAATCGGAAGCCGAGGCTTACGCCACCGAGTCCTACGGCACCGAAACGGAAGTGGAAGCCGAAGAAACCGGAACTGAAGGATACGAAGCCGAAGAAGCCGAACTTGAAGGGCAGGAAGTCGAAGCCGAGGGCGGATACGAAGCGGAAGAGAACGAAGGAGGCAATGCTGGAGGAGTCAGCGCCGAAGGAGCCGGCAAAGGAGCCAAAGGAGACAAAGGATACGGCAAAGGAGCCGGTAAAggagacaaagaagaaaaaggcgcCAAAGGCAAATACGGAAAAGgcaaaggagaaaaggaaggaaaaggtgaaaaagaaggaaaaggagctaaaggagagaaagaaggaaaaggaggcaaaggagaaaaggaaggTAAAGAAGGTAAAGGTGAAAAGGAAGGTAAAGAAGGCGGCAAGAGCGGAGGAGGAGACGGTGCTGGATCCGGAAgcgccgaagaagaagagtaa
- the LOC124197071 gene encoding calphotin-like isoform X2, whose product MKFSLLALFLIVAVVCVHSAPTFPRRNRGGRAQVAEAAPKTEEVKKEEPKKEAEAAPKKEEKKAEGGGGKKAEEGGKGKGKQEEAEAEEAEAEEGEGAERRKRNDFPKHQSWKSLTFFKQQAVSIDGVHPVATAEAHADISDARKRSPTLTSSAATPAVVAPVVGQVFEVHDLTGVAHDSVPQDIVPFEVVDISGHTHETLPADVIPVEITPAVVSQVFEVHDLTGVAHDSVPKDVAPFEVVDISGHTHETLPADVIPVEITPIVGATASVASGTGAPVSASAGVATTSNSGHQDDHHGVEVFEVHDLDGVSPDDIPEDLAVFEVVDISGHTHETLPKDVIPVEIFPIAGGAAAGASASSTDGSGVSASAGASSASTSPAVIAPVFPTAIVPFVPVAPVAPTIFYPTTEAPYVAPVLLEVIIPIPRPTGAPVLPQPEIQPLPVTYAPEIIPIAKPTGAPVVVIESSTSAYVVAPEPTTSAYAEVSESYGASESEAEAYATESYGTETEVEAEETGTEGYEAEEAELEGQEVEAEGGYEAEENEGGNAGGVSAEGAGKGAKGDKGYGKGAGKGDKEEKGAKGKYGKGKGEKEGKGEKEGKGAKGEKEGKGGKGEKEGKEGKGEKEGKEGGKSGGGDGAGSGSAEEEE is encoded by the exons ATGAAATTCTCTTTGCTCGCATTGTTCCTCATCGTCGCCGTCGTCTGCGTCCACTCGGCGCCAACGTTCCCCAG GAGGAACCGCGGTGGTAGGGCTCAGGTGGCTGAAGCCGCTCCCAAGACGGAAGAAGTCAAGAAGGAGGAGCCCAAAAAGGAGGCCGAAGCGGCCCCCaagaaggaggagaagaaggcCGAGGGTGGGGGTGGCAAAAAGGCCGAAGAGGGTGGCAAGGGTAAGGGTaaacaagaagaagccgaAGCCGAAGAAGCCGAAGCTGAAGAAGGTGAAGGTGCCGAGCGCAGAAAGCGCAACGATTTCCccaa GCACCAATCATGGAAGTCTTTGACCTTCTTCAAGCAACAGGCCGTCAGCATCGACGGTGTCCACCCTGTGGCCACGGCTGAAGCTCACGCCGACATCAGCGACGCCCGAAAACGTTCGCCGACCCTGACGTCGTCTGCTGCCACTCCGGCCGTAGTCGCTCCGGTTGTCGGTCAAGTCTTTGAGGTTCACGATTTGACCGGAGTGGCTCACGACAGCGTCCCCCAGGACATTGTTCCCTTCGAGGTGGTCGACATTTCCGGACACACTCACGAGACCCTTCCGGCTGACGTTATTCCGGTGGAAATCACTCCGGCCGTAGTCAGTCAGGTCTTCGAGGTTCACGACTTGACCGGAGTGGCTCACGACAGCGTCCCCAAGGACGTTGCTCCCTTCGAGGTGGTCGACATCTCCGGACACACCCACGAAACCCTTCCGGCTGACGTCATTCCGGTGGAAATTACTCCGATCGTCGGAGCTACTGCTTCCGTCGCCAGCGGCACCGGAGCTCCCGTTTCCGCCTCGGCTGGAGTAGCCACCACCAGCAATTCCGGTCACCAAGACGACCATCACGGAGTCGAAGTCTTTGAAGTTCACGACTTGGACGGAGTTTCCCCTGATGATATTCCGGAAGATTTGGCCGTTTTCGAGGTGGTCGACATCTCCGGACACACCCACGAGACCCTGCCCAAGGATGTCATTCCGGTGGAAATTTTCCCCATCGCTGGCGGAGCTGCTGCCGGCGCTAGCGCTTCCAGCACCGATGGATCTGGCGTTTCCGCATCCGCCGGAGCTTCTTCCGCCTCAACCAGTCCGGCTGTGATTGCCCCCGTCTTTCCAACTGCCATCGTTCCATTCGTCCCAG TGGCTCCAGTTGCTCCTACCATTTTCTACCCGACCACTGAGGCTCCTTACGTCGCTCCAGTTCTTCTGGAAGTCATCATCCCCATCCCCAGACCCACTGGCGCCCCAGTATTGCCCCAACCCGAAATCCAGCCGCTCCCCGTCACTTACGCTCCTGAAATTATCCCCATCGCCAAACCAACCGGGGCTCCTGTCGTCGTCATCGAATCCTCAACTTCCGCTTACGTCGTAGCTCCTGAACCCACCACATCCGCCTACGCGGAAGTCTCAGAGTCTTACGGAGCATCCGAATCGGAAGCCGAGGCTTACGCCACCGAGTCCTACGGCACCGAAACGGAAGTGGAAGCCGAAGAAACCGGAACTGAAGGATACGAAGCCGAAGAAGCCGAACTTGAAGGGCAGGAAGTCGAAGCCGAGGGCGGATACGAAGCGGAAGAGAACGAAGGAGGCAATGCTGGAGGAGTCAGCGCCGAAGGAGCCGGCAAAGGAGCCAAAGGAGACAAAGGATACGGCAAAGGAGCCGGTAAAggagacaaagaagaaaaaggcgcCAAAGGCAAATACGGAAAAGgcaaaggagaaaaggaaggaaaaggtgaaaaagaaggaaaaggagctaaaggagagaaagaaggaaaaggaggcaaaggagaaaaggaaggTAAAGAAGGTAAAGGTGAAAAGGAAGGTAAAGAAGGCGGCAAGAGCGGAGGAGGAGACGGTGCTGGATCCGGAAgcgccgaagaagaagagtaa